CGTAATGACAATGGTATTGGTGGGAAGCTTACTTGTATCTGCCTGCGGTACAGCGAAATCGAGGGCGACCCGCGTGGCGTTTGACGGCATTTTCTTCAACGCCAACGCTAAACACGTGGATAAGAAGACGACACCTACCGATTTCACTGTGACTGTGAATGGCGTTTCGCAGTCATTGGAAGGCGCACGCGAAGCAGGCCGTTATGAGGGCACAAAATTCTGCATCCAGAATTTTGGATCGTCCAGAATTGTATGGAAGGTTGGGCCGGAGACCGAGCCGCAAAATCTACGGATCGAAAACGATAAGCTGACATATGCCGGAAGCTGTCAGCGACCATGAGCCACCGTATCGCATATCACGGCAAAACCCATGGGCTGTTATTGCATAGCAGCCCGGCTGACCGCCGTCTTGGGAATCCCAAGACGAAAGGAAATGTCATGACTGTTGTACGACTTCTGGCCGCGATTTGCGCGATTTCGATGCCTGTAATGGCCGAAGCCAAACCACCCTTGAGGGATGTCAAAGAGATCGACAACGAACTCTACTACATCGCGATCGCAAATGAGATTTCGGAGTACTGTCCGTCGATCAGCGGGCGTCGACTTAAGGCGATTGGGGTGATGTGGGATCTGCGGTCCAAGGCGAACAAACTGGGATATTCGGACAAGGAAATCCGCGCCTATGTGGACTCGGATGCCGAAAAAGACAGGATGCGCGCCAAAGGTGAGGCGTATCTGATCCAAAACGGCGTGTCTTATGAAAATCCCAATTCTTTCTGCACGTTAGGGCGGAAAGAGATTGAAAGAAACAGCGCCATAGGCGTGTATTTGAGGGCGAACTAGCGATGTCTGACCTCCGCAAAGTCAATATCGACGGGCAGGAAATCGAAGTCGATGGCGCGATGACACTGATCCAGGCCTGCGAGCAGGCCGGGGTCGAGGTGCCGCGCTTTTGCTATCACGAGCGTCTGTCGATTGCCGGGAACTGCCGGATGTGTCTGGTCGAGGTCGTGGGCGGCCCGCCGAAACCGGCGGCCTCCTGCGCGATGCAGGTGCGCGATCTGCGTCCGGGTCCGGAAGGGCAGGCACCGGTGGTCAAGACGAACTCGCCCATGGTCAAGAAGGCCCGCGAAGGGGTGATGGAGTTTCTGCTGATCAACCACCCGCTGGATTGCCCGATCTGCGATCAGGGCGGTGAGTGTGACCTGCAGGATCAGGCCATGGCCTATGGTCTGTCAGGGACGCGCTTCAAAGAAGCCAAGCGTGCCGTGGATGATCTGGACCTTGGTCCGCTGGTTGGCACCGCGATGACTCGCTGCATCAGTTGTACTCGTTGCGTGCGCTTCACCACAGAGGTCGCCGGGATCACCCAGATGGGTCAGACCGGACGCGGCGAAGATGCCGAGATCACCTCGTACCTGAACCAGACGCTGGATTCGAACCTGCAGGGCAACATCATCGATCTGTGCCCGGTAGGGGCGTTGACCTCGAAGCCATATGCATTCACCGCTCGCCCTTGGGAACTGACCAAAACCGAGAGTATCGACGTGATGGACGCTTTGGGCTCAAGCATCCGTGTAGATACCAAAGGGCGTGAAGTGATGCGCTTTCTGCCGCGCAACCATGACGGTGTGAACGAGGAATGGATCAGCGACAAGACCCGCTTTGTCTGGGACGGCTTACGGCGTCAGCGACTGGACAGGCCTTATGTGCGCGAAAACGGCAAGCTGCGTCCTGCCACATGGCCAGAAGCACTGAACAAAGCTGCTGAGGTTCTTAAGGGGGCCGAGAAACCGGCTGGGATCGTAGGTGATCTGGCTTCGGTTGAGGCCATCTATGCGCTGAAACAGATGATCGAAGGGCAAGGCGGTATCGTTGAGTGCCGCACCGACGGCGCCAAACTGCCTGCGGGTAACCGAGCAGCCTATGCCGGGACCGCGGCAATCGAAGATATTGATGCAGCTGAACGTATCCTGTTGATCGGGACCAACCCGCGTGACGAGGCTCCGGTTTTGAATGCTCGTATCCGCAAGGCCTGGGCACACGGCGCCGAGGTGGCCTTGGTCGGGCCTGCCGTCGATCTGACCTATGAGTATCACCATGTAGGCAGCGACCGTGCCGCGCTGCAGACCATCGTTGATATGGGTGGTGATGATGAGATCAAGAGCAAGCGCTCTCTTGTCATCGTCGGGCAGGGCGCGCTACAGGAGGCCGATGGCTCTGCCGTTCTGGCCGCCGCGCAAGCCATTGCAAGCAATACCGAAAGTGGGCTGATCGTTCTGCACACCGCGGCATCGCGCGTAGGTGCGATGGATGTGGATGCGACCAACGAAAGTGGCATGGAGGCGGTCAACGCGGCCGATGTGATCTATAACCTCGGTGCTGACGAAGTCGAGATCGGCGAGGGTGCTTTTGTGATCTATCAGGGCAGTCACGGCGATCGTGGCGCGCACCGCGCAGATGTGATCCTGCCGGGGGCGGCTTACACAGAAGAAAACGGTCTGTTCGTGAACACCGAAGGGCGTCCTCAACTCGCCATGCGCGCAGGCTTTGCACCGGGAGAGGCCAAGGAAAACTGGGCAATCCTAAGGGCGTTGTCTGCCGAGCTGGGGGCTACTCTGCCCTACGATACATTGGCTCAGTTGCGCACCTCCTTGCTCGAATCTGTTCCGCATCTGGCGCGCATTGATGAGGTGATTGAGAATGAAGCAGCGGCGCTACAAGCCGGAAAATTGGGAGAAGCCAGCTTCCGCAATGCAATCAAGGATTTCTACCTGACCAACCCGATTGCCCGCGCCTCGCAATTGATGGCCGAACTATCGGCACAGGCGCAGACCCGCAAGACTGAGAAGATTGCGGCTGAATGAACCAGAAACGTTTCATATCGCAGACGTACGCGGTGCCCGGGTGGCAGATAGCCGCGCCGGATTTGCGTGTGAAATTGAAGATTAAGGGTGGCGTACAGACGGCAGATGCTGTTTACACCAACGCGCCGACCCAGCCGCAGATTGCGCAGGCATCTGGCCTTTGCATCGCACGCGGAAATCAAAATACCCACGGTGTGAGGACCAATGGCTGACTTCTTTAACACCCCAGGCGGAATAGCCATCATCATTCTGGCGCAAGTGCTTGCTGTTGTTGCGTTCGTGATGATCTCGCTGTTGTTCCTCGTTTACGGCGACCGCAAGATCTGGGCCGCCGTCCAGATGCGTCGCGGCCCCAACGTTGTCGGCGTATACGGCCTGCTGCAATCGGTGGCGGACGCACTGAAATATGTGGTGAAAGAGGTCGTCATTCCCGCAGGTGCCGACCGTACAGTGTTTATCCTCGCACCATTGACCAGTTTTGTCCTCGCGATGATCGCCTGGGCG
The Ruegeria sp. SCSIO 43209 genome window above contains:
- a CDS encoding DUF5333 domain-containing protein, with amino-acid sequence MTVVRLLAAICAISMPVMAEAKPPLRDVKEIDNELYYIAIANEISEYCPSISGRRLKAIGVMWDLRSKANKLGYSDKEIRAYVDSDAEKDRMRAKGEAYLIQNGVSYENPNSFCTLGRKEIERNSAIGVYLRAN
- the nuoG gene encoding NADH-quinone oxidoreductase subunit NuoG, encoding MSDLRKVNIDGQEIEVDGAMTLIQACEQAGVEVPRFCYHERLSIAGNCRMCLVEVVGGPPKPAASCAMQVRDLRPGPEGQAPVVKTNSPMVKKAREGVMEFLLINHPLDCPICDQGGECDLQDQAMAYGLSGTRFKEAKRAVDDLDLGPLVGTAMTRCISCTRCVRFTTEVAGITQMGQTGRGEDAEITSYLNQTLDSNLQGNIIDLCPVGALTSKPYAFTARPWELTKTESIDVMDALGSSIRVDTKGREVMRFLPRNHDGVNEEWISDKTRFVWDGLRRQRLDRPYVRENGKLRPATWPEALNKAAEVLKGAEKPAGIVGDLASVEAIYALKQMIEGQGGIVECRTDGAKLPAGNRAAYAGTAAIEDIDAAERILLIGTNPRDEAPVLNARIRKAWAHGAEVALVGPAVDLTYEYHHVGSDRAALQTIVDMGGDDEIKSKRSLVIVGQGALQEADGSAVLAAAQAIASNTESGLIVLHTAASRVGAMDVDATNESGMEAVNAADVIYNLGADEVEIGEGAFVIYQGSHGDRGAHRADVILPGAAYTEENGLFVNTEGRPQLAMRAGFAPGEAKENWAILRALSAELGATLPYDTLAQLRTSLLESVPHLARIDEVIENEAAALQAGKLGEASFRNAIKDFYLTNPIARASQLMAELSAQAQTRKTEKIAAE